In Spirochaetaceae bacterium, one DNA window encodes the following:
- a CDS encoding type II toxin-antitoxin system RelE/ParE family toxin → MNELKYTKAYVKWFKKLNDIVGKRLIASHINNLRCGKQCDTKHIDGSVYELRIHYGPAYRVYYQQKGNKIIILLLGGNKTSQPHDIERAKELAKNED, encoded by the coding sequence GTGAATGAGCTAAAATACACCAAAGCTTATGTGAAATGGTTTAAAAAGCTTAATGATATAGTAGGTAAACGGCTTATAGCTTCCCATATTAACAACCTGCGGTGTGGTAAACAGTGTGATACAAAGCATATAGACGGAAGTGTTTACGAACTACGTATTCATTACGGCCCAGCTTACAGAGTTTACTATCAACAAAAAGGTAATAAAATTATTATTTTATTGTTGGGCGGCAACAAAACTTCGCAACCACATGACATTGAAAGGGCTAAAGAATTGGCTAAGAATGAGGATTAA